AAAAAAAGCTGAATACTCGAGTGAAAATTTAGGCCACTTTGGGCTTGGATTTGATAGATACACACACTTTACAAGCCCTATTAGACGCTATTCTGATCTCATTTTGCACAGACTTTTAAAGGCTAAAATTTCAAAAGATGAGAAGCTTTACAACTTCTTGCTTTTAAACATCCAAAGCACCTGCGCAAATTTAAGCGAACTTGAAAGAGAAGCCGACAAGGTAGCCTACGACTTTATGGATAGGAAATTTGCACGCTGGGCAGCCGCAAACATCGGCAAAGAGGTGCGCTGCTATGTGAGCGAAAACCAAAATGTCTTGGTTGCCAAGCTTGATGATCATTTTGTTGGAGCTAGGATTTTCATCACTGGATACAGTGCAAATTTACTTCAAAAGCTTGTCGTAAAGATCACAGAGGCCGACATCGCGAGTGCTAAAATTTTTGCAAAAGTGGTAAGAAAGATCGATGTATAGAAAAGATTTGGAGCTGAATTTAGCAAATGCAAATTTAAGCAACTACTTCTTACTTTTTGGGGCGGACGAGTTTCAGATCGAGCTCTTTGGCAAAGAAATTTTGAGCTTTTACTCGAGTGAAGATGCGAATTTATTGAGCCTTTATTTTGACGAGTATAACTACACCCAGGCAAGCTCTCATCTAAGCGAGCAGTCACTTTTTGGTGGTAAAAATATCCTTTATGTAAAAAGTGACAAAAAGATCCCAGCAAAAGAGCTAAAAGAGCTCATCTTGCTTTGTTCAAAAAGCCAGGACAACTACTTTTTGTTTGAGCTTTATGAGGCCGATATGAAACTAGTTTTTGATACGCAAAAGGCTTTTGGGACAAATTTTGCGAGATTTTTTAAGCCCTCAAACCCAGATGAAGCGATAAATTTACTAGCCAAAAGCTCAGCCAAAATTGGCCTAAATATAACCAAAAACGCACTTTATGAGCTTTACTTTACGCATAATGAAAATTTATACCTTGCAGCAAGCGAGCTAACAAAGCTAAAGAGCCTAAACACCCACATCGAACAAGATGATGTAAAAAGGCTAGTTTTTGGACTTGGTGGGATAAATTTTGATGACTTTTTCAATAAATTTATGGCACTAAAAGATATAAAAAACGACTTTTTTACCTATCTAGAAGATCCAAATTTTAATGAAATTTTACTTCTAAACTCGCTTTACAAAGCATTTTTTAGGCTATTTAAAATTTACTCTTACATTAAGATAAATGGTCGATTAAATTTAGATGAGGCAATCGGTTATCAGCCGCCTGTAAATGTCGCGAATTTATTAAAAGCAAATAGCTTAAAACTAAATTTAAACGCCTATTTGGAGATATTTAAAACACTAAATTTGGCCGAGCTAGAGCTAAAAATAAACACAAAAATGGATAAAGAAATTTTTGTATTATCAACCATTTTAAATTTACAACATCTTATATCAACAGCAAATATTAAGTAACTTTAAGCTAAAATCCACCCTTGCTTAAAGCAAAATCCTTGCTCACAAAGTGAGCTAAATATCCATAAGGAGAAAAAATGAAACATTACGAGCTTTTATTTATTCTTAAGCCGACATTAACGGAAGAAGAAGTTAAAGCTAAAGTTGACTTCGTAAAAGAAGTCATAACAAAAAACGGCGGCGAGATCGCTACTGTTGTTGAGATGGGTACTAGAAAGCTAGCTTACACTATCAAAAAATACGAGCGTGGAACATACTTTGTTATCTATTACAAAGCTCCACCAGCGCTTCTTGCAGAACTTACAAGAAATGTAAGGATCACTGAAGATATCATAAGATTTTTAAGCGTTAAATATGAAAATAAACGCGAAATCGCAGCTTGGGAAAGACTTTGCAAAGGTATCAAACAAACTATAAAAAAAGAG
This genomic interval from Campylobacter concisus contains the following:
- a CDS encoding DNA polymerase III subunit delta, which codes for MYRKDLELNLANANLSNYFLLFGADEFQIELFGKEILSFYSSEDANLLSLYFDEYNYTQASSHLSEQSLFGGKNILYVKSDKKIPAKELKELILLCSKSQDNYFLFELYEADMKLVFDTQKAFGTNFARFFKPSNPDEAINLLAKSSAKIGLNITKNALYELYFTHNENLYLAASELTKLKSLNTHIEQDDVKRLVFGLGGINFDDFFNKFMALKDIKNDFFTYLEDPNFNEILLLNSLYKAFFRLFKIYSYIKINGRLNLDEAIGYQPPVNVANLLKANSLKLNLNAYLEIFKTLNLAELELKINTKMDKEIFVLSTILNLQHLISTANIK
- the rpsF gene encoding 30S ribosomal protein S6, translated to MKHYELLFILKPTLTEEEVKAKVDFVKEVITKNGGEIATVVEMGTRKLAYTIKKYERGTYFVIYYKAPPALLAELTRNVRITEDIIRFLSVKYENKREIAAWERLCKGIKQTIKKEPREPRVPREPRVEKVDEQTFTEE